From Bifidobacterium longum subsp. longum JCM 1217, one genomic window encodes:
- a CDS encoding peptide deformylase — protein sequence MQRPIMTSRSFLRTPSEAAGPGDEQVIEDLVDTLEANRSRCVGMAANMIGVGKRIIVFVDEDLGGRITVMLNPVITASDGAFDTQEGCLSLTGERRTLRYRRIEVNYENRRFRARHATFAGWTAQIIQHEVDHCNGIII from the coding sequence ATGCAACGTCCTATTATGACTTCGCGGTCGTTTTTGCGCACGCCGTCCGAAGCGGCCGGGCCCGGCGACGAGCAGGTGATCGAAGACCTCGTAGACACGCTGGAGGCCAACCGTTCACGGTGCGTGGGCATGGCCGCCAACATGATTGGCGTAGGCAAACGCATCATCGTCTTTGTGGATGAAGACCTTGGCGGGCGCATAACGGTGATGCTCAACCCCGTGATTACCGCTTCGGACGGTGCCTTCGATACCCAGGAAGGATGCCTGTCCCTGACCGGCGAACGCCGCACGCTGCGTTATCGACGTATTGAGGTCAACTACGAGAACCGTCGGTTCCGCGCCCGCCACGCCACCTTCGCCGGTTGGACTGCGCAGATTATCCAGCATGAAGTCGATCACTGCAACGGCATCATTATCTGA
- a CDS encoding aldo/keto reductase, whose amino-acid sequence MLDEPPVTPIRKASDGLELPATGFGTYKVNGLAGVDAIKSAIHQGYRLIDSAFNYENEGVVGRAIRESGVPREDIIVTSKLPGRHHAHDEALLTIEESVCRMGLDYIDLYLIHWPNPSQGQFVEAWEALVEARERGLVKHIGVSNFLPGHIDLLIRDTGVTPAVNQVELHPYFQQREQLSYDNAHGIITEAWSPLGRANQMLRDPDLKRIAAKHGISVVQAILRWHLQYGDVAIPKSLNPERQRQNLDLTAFELDDQDMADIAAMDNPEGHTFGQNPHWHEEA is encoded by the coding sequence ATGCTTGATGAACCACCAGTCACTCCGATCCGCAAGGCCAGTGACGGCCTCGAACTGCCCGCCACCGGCTTCGGTACGTACAAGGTCAACGGCCTAGCCGGTGTGGACGCCATCAAGTCCGCCATCCATCAGGGTTACCGCCTCATCGACTCCGCGTTCAACTATGAGAACGAAGGTGTGGTGGGTCGCGCCATCCGCGAATCCGGCGTGCCGCGCGAAGACATCATCGTCACGTCCAAGCTGCCCGGCCGCCACCATGCTCACGACGAGGCTCTGCTCACCATTGAGGAGAGCGTGTGCCGTATGGGCCTCGACTACATCGATCTCTATCTGATTCACTGGCCGAACCCAAGCCAAGGCCAGTTCGTCGAGGCATGGGAAGCGCTGGTCGAAGCTCGCGAACGCGGCTTGGTCAAGCACATTGGCGTCAGCAACTTCCTGCCCGGCCACATCGACCTGCTCATTCGCGATACAGGTGTGACGCCGGCCGTCAACCAGGTCGAGCTGCACCCGTACTTCCAGCAGCGCGAACAGCTGTCCTACGACAATGCGCACGGCATCATCACCGAGGCATGGAGCCCGCTGGGCCGGGCCAACCAGATGCTGCGCGATCCGGATCTGAAGCGCATCGCCGCCAAGCACGGTATTTCCGTGGTCCAGGCCATTTTGCGCTGGCACCTCCAATACGGCGACGTGGCCATCCCGAAGTCCCTGAACCCGGAACGCCAGCGCCAGAACCTTGACCTGACCGCTTTTGAGCTCGATGATCAGGACATGGCCGATATCGCCGCGATGGACAACCCCGAAGGTCACACCTTCGGCCAGAACCCCCATTGGCACGAAGAAGCGTGA
- a CDS encoding MFS transporter has product MNGGENKIVTHSATQLPNGGKQPVSNKLVIAVVSLAILTFLGILSETSLNIAYSTPMEEFSIGASVVQWLVTGYLLLLSVSIPSSPFMVRKFATKTLFIMAIVIFTAGTLLGALAVNFPMLLAARLVMSLGTGISLPLITNIILEKAPLEQRGAMLGIVGLATCAAPAIGPVFGGMLKNHFPPKFILSGFAGTMIMDVVFVALSGNVWVVAIAANDGADAAGSYTAAFPRSMMVFTGMAVLGVILAALMFRFSTRRPPELREVK; this is encoded by the coding sequence ATGAATGGAGGAGAGAACAAGATCGTGACTCATTCCGCAACACAGCTGCCTAACGGCGGCAAGCAACCGGTCTCCAACAAACTCGTCATCGCGGTCGTCTCGCTCGCGATCCTGACCTTCCTCGGCATCCTATCGGAAACGTCACTGAACATCGCCTACTCCACGCCGATGGAGGAGTTCTCCATCGGCGCCTCGGTGGTGCAGTGGCTTGTCACCGGTTATCTGCTCTTGCTGTCGGTGTCGATTCCGAGCTCGCCGTTCATGGTGCGCAAATTCGCCACCAAAACACTGTTCATCATGGCCATCGTGATTTTCACCGCCGGCACATTACTGGGCGCGCTCGCGGTCAACTTCCCGATGCTGCTCGCCGCCCGACTGGTCATGTCGCTCGGTACCGGCATCTCCCTGCCGCTTATCACCAACATCATTCTGGAGAAGGCGCCACTTGAACAGCGTGGTGCGATGCTCGGCATAGTCGGCCTGGCCACCTGTGCCGCACCGGCCATCGGCCCGGTATTCGGCGGCATGCTGAAGAACCACTTCCCGCCCAAGTTCATCCTTAGCGGCTTCGCCGGCACCATGATTATGGATGTGGTGTTCGTTGCGCTGTCCGGCAATGTGTGGGTGGTGGCCATCGCCGCGAACGATGGGGCGGACGCGGCCGGTTCGTATACGGCCGCGTTCCCGCGCAGCATGATGGTGTTCACCGGCATGGCCGTGCTTGGCGTGATTCTCGCCGCGCTCATGTTCCGATTCTCCACTCGCCGACCGCCGGAATTGAGAGAAGTCAAATAG
- a CDS encoding MarR family winged helix-turn-helix transcriptional regulator produces MCDSRTDTKTGLLPVNEVRSLLDVCWKAKTITELMPALPKGMKPRYVHVIDAVWHINEPNGQDTGTARVGDVSAFLGVTTPSITKLVGEMADLGLVVKHADAADRRAVTLTLTERGLDIRRIYVEEYHAHLSQLLGGLTSDQCETTVRTLTEALRLMQEDFQRRSQNI; encoded by the coding sequence ATGTGCGATTCCCGAACCGATACCAAGACCGGCTTGCTTCCGGTGAATGAGGTGCGGAGCCTCCTGGATGTCTGCTGGAAGGCCAAGACCATCACCGAACTGATGCCGGCATTGCCGAAAGGTATGAAACCGCGCTATGTCCACGTGATCGACGCCGTCTGGCATATCAACGAACCGAATGGGCAAGATACCGGCACCGCGCGCGTGGGCGACGTCAGCGCATTCCTCGGCGTCACTACGCCGAGCATCACCAAGCTCGTCGGCGAAATGGCCGACCTCGGACTCGTCGTCAAACACGCCGATGCCGCCGATCGGCGTGCGGTGACGCTCACGCTCACCGAACGCGGCTTGGATATCCGCCGTATCTATGTGGAGGAATATCACGCGCATTTGAGCCAACTGCTGGGCGGATTGACCTCGGACCAGTGCGAAACCACGGTACGCACCTTGACCGAGGCTCTGCGACTCATGCAGGAAGACTTCCAACGTCGTAGTCAGAATATCTGA
- a CDS encoding ABC transporter permease subunit, giving the protein MSAATATPAKKEEKTGLLATVANNARQYGIVGALLKPNSFVSLIQQNAYVIILAIGMVMVIIATHIDLSVGSLVAFIGGVCALLMERAGVNWMLAIVIALVVGLIVGVWQGFWVAVIGIPGFITTLAGMLIFRGLATVIVGESVPITSLEFRGIARNYLPNILGWWGPFDGLTIVLGILCIVGFAWSQLRKRARVAKVGLVPEPMSLTVLKIVLAAVVIAFVTYLLASSGNADQGGTPIMLVIVGVLVFIYNFILTKTVFGRHVYAVGGNRKAAILSGINTRRVDFLLFVHMGFLSAVAAVCMLSRLASATAQAGMEFEMDAIAACFIGGTAVTGGIGTIPGAVIGAFVMGVINQGLSIMGVDTAVVKTIKGLVLLLAVAVDIMSKRKKS; this is encoded by the coding sequence ATGAGCGCCGCAACTGCAACACCTGCAAAGAAAGAAGAAAAGACCGGCCTGCTGGCCACGGTTGCCAACAATGCCCGTCAATACGGTATTGTCGGCGCACTGCTGAAGCCGAACTCCTTCGTGTCCCTGATTCAGCAGAACGCTTACGTGATCATCCTGGCCATTGGTATGGTGATGGTCATCATCGCCACCCACATCGACCTTTCGGTTGGTTCCTTGGTAGCCTTCATCGGTGGTGTGTGTGCACTGCTGATGGAACGCGCCGGAGTCAACTGGATGCTCGCCATCGTCATCGCTCTGGTCGTCGGCCTGATCGTCGGCGTCTGGCAGGGCTTCTGGGTCGCCGTCATCGGCATCCCGGGCTTCATTACCACTCTGGCCGGCATGTTGATCTTCCGTGGTCTCGCCACCGTGATCGTCGGCGAATCCGTGCCGATTACCTCCCTCGAATTCCGTGGCATTGCCCGTAACTACCTGCCCAACATCCTTGGCTGGTGGGGTCCGTTCGATGGTCTGACCATTGTGCTCGGCATCCTGTGCATCGTCGGCTTTGCCTGGAGCCAGCTGCGCAAGCGCGCCCGTGTGGCCAAGGTCGGCCTGGTGCCCGAGCCGATGAGCCTGACCGTCCTCAAAATTGTGCTTGCCGCGGTCGTCATCGCCTTCGTCACCTACCTGCTGGCTTCCTCCGGTAACGCTGATCAGGGTGGTACCCCGATCATGCTGGTGATCGTCGGTGTGCTGGTCTTCATCTACAACTTCATCCTGACCAAGACCGTGTTCGGTCGCCACGTGTACGCCGTTGGTGGCAACCGCAAGGCCGCCATCCTCTCCGGTATCAACACCCGCCGCGTGGACTTCCTGCTGTTCGTCCACATGGGCTTCCTGTCCGCAGTGGCCGCTGTCTGCATGCTCTCCCGTCTGGCTTCCGCAACTGCTCAGGCCGGTATGGAGTTCGAGATGGACGCCATCGCCGCCTGCTTCATCGGTGGCACGGCCGTTACCGGTGGTATTGGTACCATCCCGGGCGCTGTGATCGGTGCATTCGTGATGGGTGTTATCAACCAGGGTCTGTCGATCATGGGTGTTGACACCGCCGTGGTGAAGACCATCAAGGGCCTCGTGCTCCTGCTGGCCGTCGCCGTGGACATCATGTCCAAGCGCAAGAAGAGCTGA
- a CDS encoding sugar ABC transporter ATP-binding protein produces MSSNDTILTMENITKTFGPVKALTDVNLSVDRGEIHAICGENGAGKSTLMNVLSGVYPYGSYSGKITFDGKECKYHTINDSEADGIVIIHQELALSPFLSIAENIFIGNEQAKGGVIDWDKTRAEAKKLLDRVGLPEDPDTKVMDIGVGKQQLVEIAKALSKDVKLLILDEPTAALNDEDSAHLLDLVRQLRDEQGVTSIIITHKLNEVAAIADNVTIIRDGSTVGVMYVTPETPLDQEELIRKMVGRPLHNLYPNHPSNTPGEEYLRVEDWTVHHPLDAERVIVDHANINVHAGEIVGLAGLMGAGRTEMAMSIFGHSYGSNISGKVFVKGKEVKMPNVQSAIDAGLAYATEDRKGNGLNLLQNIRENASLASLTKISKGGVVDDNLERKEVEQYRKDFNIKCHDIDVNVSTLSGGNQQKVLLAKWVISQPDILILDEPTRGIDVGAKYEIYEIIDKLADAGKAVIVISSELPELIGICDRIYTVSYGVVTDNVEKNGFTQEYLMKGMTKEREVAA; encoded by the coding sequence ATGTCATCAAATGACACCATCTTGACGATGGAAAACATCACGAAGACGTTCGGTCCGGTCAAAGCCCTCACCGATGTGAATCTTTCCGTCGATCGCGGCGAGATCCACGCCATCTGCGGCGAGAACGGTGCAGGTAAATCGACCCTGATGAACGTGCTTTCGGGTGTGTACCCATACGGTAGCTATTCCGGCAAAATCACCTTTGATGGCAAGGAATGCAAATACCATACTATTAATGATTCCGAGGCCGACGGCATCGTAATCATTCATCAGGAACTGGCGTTGAGCCCGTTCCTGTCCATTGCGGAGAACATCTTCATCGGCAACGAGCAGGCCAAGGGTGGCGTAATCGACTGGGACAAGACCCGTGCCGAGGCGAAGAAGCTGCTCGATCGTGTGGGACTTCCCGAAGACCCGGATACCAAGGTTATGGACATCGGCGTCGGCAAGCAGCAGCTCGTCGAAATCGCCAAGGCATTGTCCAAGGACGTGAAGCTGCTCATCCTCGATGAGCCGACCGCTGCACTGAACGATGAGGATTCCGCCCACCTGCTTGACCTGGTTCGTCAGCTACGTGACGAGCAGGGCGTGACCAGCATCATCATCACTCATAAACTCAACGAGGTCGCCGCCATCGCCGACAATGTCACCATCATTCGAGACGGTTCGACCGTCGGTGTGATGTACGTGACGCCGGAGACGCCGCTCGACCAGGAAGAACTCATCCGCAAGATGGTGGGTCGTCCGCTGCACAACCTGTACCCGAACCACCCCTCCAATACCCCGGGCGAGGAATACCTGCGTGTCGAGGATTGGACCGTGCATCATCCGCTCGACGCGGAGCGCGTGATCGTAGACCATGCGAACATCAACGTGCATGCCGGCGAGATCGTCGGTCTGGCGGGTCTGATGGGTGCGGGTCGTACCGAGATGGCCATGTCCATCTTCGGCCACTCTTACGGTTCCAACATCTCCGGCAAGGTGTTCGTCAAGGGCAAGGAAGTCAAGATGCCCAACGTGCAGTCCGCGATTGACGCAGGTCTCGCCTACGCCACCGAGGATCGTAAGGGCAACGGTCTGAACCTGCTGCAGAACATCCGAGAGAACGCGTCCCTGGCCTCCCTGACCAAGATCAGCAAGGGCGGGGTTGTGGACGACAACCTTGAGCGCAAGGAAGTTGAACAGTACCGCAAGGACTTCAACATCAAGTGCCATGACATCGATGTGAATGTCTCCACCCTCTCCGGTGGTAACCAGCAGAAAGTGCTGCTCGCCAAGTGGGTTATCTCGCAGCCGGACATCCTCATCCTCGATGAGCCGACCCGAGGCATCGACGTCGGCGCCAAGTATGAGATCTACGAAATCATCGATAAGCTTGCCGATGCAGGCAAGGCCGTCATCGTGATTTCCTCCGAGCTGCCCGAGCTCATCGGTATCTGTGACCGCATTTACACGGTGTCCTACGGTGTCGTCACCGACAATGTTGAGAAGAATGGATTTACCCAGGAATACCTGATGAAGGGTATGACCAAGGAAAGGGAGGTGGCAGCCTGA
- a CDS encoding substrate-binding domain-containing protein, with product MKFTKKIVAVVAGVAMCAGLAACGGSRSGQATGGDAKIEKGATIGISMPTKSEERWNKDGNNLKAKLEKAGYKVILSFADDKPAQQNADIENMVNNDAKIVVVASKDGTAVGPAVEKARDAGAKVIAYDRLIMNTDAVDYYATFQLEQVGVLEATWLIDQLKLKDGATGPFNIELFTGSPDDNNAKYFFKGAWDLLQPYFEKGVLVSPSQHGQGGVTKDFTVEDWQKISVMSWKTEQAQKDMESILDSTYAHGEKLDAVLTPYDGIAQGVINAIESKRPDMKPGTDSWPYITGQDAMEIAVANIAKDKQGETVFKDVNKLADAVYDMVVEIAEGKEVSGLNGKFNNNNIDVPSKLLDPQNITKDNLQDLVTANYITQDRFDELTK from the coding sequence ATGAAGTTCACTAAGAAGATCGTCGCCGTGGTGGCAGGCGTTGCCATGTGCGCGGGCCTCGCGGCCTGTGGTGGCAGCCGTAGCGGCCAGGCAACTGGCGGTGATGCCAAGATCGAAAAGGGTGCCACTATCGGCATTTCGATGCCGACCAAGTCCGAAGAGCGTTGGAACAAGGACGGCAACAACCTGAAGGCCAAGCTGGAGAAGGCCGGATACAAGGTCATCCTGTCTTTCGCCGACGATAAGCCGGCCCAGCAGAACGCTGACATCGAGAACATGGTCAACAACGACGCCAAGATCGTCGTGGTCGCCTCCAAGGATGGCACCGCAGTGGGCCCCGCCGTTGAGAAGGCCCGCGATGCAGGCGCCAAGGTCATCGCCTACGATCGACTGATCATGAACACCGACGCCGTCGACTACTACGCCACCTTCCAGCTGGAGCAGGTCGGCGTGCTCGAGGCCACGTGGCTCATTGACCAGCTCAAGCTTAAGGATGGCGCCACCGGCCCGTTCAATATCGAGCTGTTCACCGGTTCCCCGGATGACAACAACGCCAAGTACTTCTTCAAGGGCGCTTGGGATCTGCTGCAGCCGTACTTCGAGAAGGGCGTGCTCGTCTCCCCGTCCCAGCACGGTCAGGGTGGCGTGACCAAAGACTTCACCGTTGAGGATTGGCAGAAGATCTCCGTGATGAGCTGGAAGACCGAGCAGGCGCAGAAGGACATGGAATCCATCCTTGACTCCACCTACGCCCACGGCGAGAAGCTCGACGCGGTCCTCACTCCGTACGACGGCATCGCCCAGGGTGTGATCAACGCCATCGAATCCAAGCGTCCCGACATGAAGCCGGGCACCGACTCCTGGCCGTATATCACCGGTCAGGACGCCATGGAGATCGCAGTTGCCAACATCGCCAAGGATAAGCAGGGCGAGACCGTGTTCAAGGACGTGAACAAGCTGGCTGACGCCGTGTACGACATGGTCGTCGAGATCGCCGAGGGCAAGGAAGTCTCCGGCCTGAACGGCAAGTTCAACAACAACAACATCGACGTCCCGTCCAAGCTGCTTGACCCCCAGAACATCACCAAGGACAACCTCCAGGATCTGGTCACGGCCAACTACATCACCCAGGATCGCTTCGACGAGCTGACTAAGTAG
- a CDS encoding ROK family transcriptional regulator, with amino-acid sequence MATRLFGSQTSLREANRANLLASIHKFGAMTQVELAEVTGLSTATVSTLVHQLVDEDQLETKSTVRNGRRATLVTLARHQGLGVGLWIARRHLTLSIVDFSKSIIAEHTLPLPLGHKADTTLERAMLLINETLSSIDAEASELVGIGVAVAAPVATSDHTIAIPGILPGWDGVDITSPLRTAFNVPVYVDNDANFAAYGESRMGVAAGKRNFVYISASDGVGAGIVINGEIMHGVTGLAGEIGHIQVDPLGAICSCGNRGCLDTVVAENRLVQLLSVTHGNMTLDDLVSFANEGDPGCRRIIADAAVRIGQVAADLCISVDPEVIVLGGKLAMTGDVFIQPFNEALQRMLFPDAVAPIDVLVSSHPDDNCALGGALCAIEFSVRNDVSQ; translated from the coding sequence ATGGCAACAAGGCTTTTCGGTTCGCAGACCTCGCTTCGCGAGGCAAACCGCGCCAACTTGCTGGCCAGCATCCACAAGTTCGGCGCCATGACACAGGTCGAACTCGCAGAGGTGACAGGACTGTCCACTGCGACCGTGTCCACGCTCGTCCATCAGCTCGTCGACGAAGACCAGCTGGAGACCAAAAGCACCGTTCGCAACGGTCGCAGAGCCACTCTGGTGACCCTTGCACGGCATCAGGGCCTCGGCGTCGGGCTTTGGATCGCGCGACGTCATCTTACGCTTTCTATCGTTGACTTCTCGAAGTCAATCATCGCTGAGCACACGCTCCCCCTGCCGTTGGGCCACAAGGCGGACACAACGCTGGAACGCGCCATGCTGCTCATCAATGAGACCCTGAGCAGCATCGACGCCGAAGCCAGCGAGCTGGTCGGCATCGGCGTGGCCGTGGCCGCACCGGTGGCCACCAGCGACCACACCATAGCGATTCCCGGCATTCTGCCCGGATGGGACGGCGTCGATATCACGTCCCCGTTGCGCACGGCGTTCAACGTTCCCGTATACGTCGATAATGACGCGAATTTCGCGGCATACGGCGAATCCCGTATGGGCGTGGCGGCAGGCAAACGCAATTTCGTATATATCTCAGCCAGCGACGGGGTTGGCGCAGGCATCGTCATCAACGGCGAAATCATGCATGGCGTGACCGGCCTGGCCGGTGAAATCGGCCATATCCAGGTCGACCCGCTGGGTGCCATCTGTTCGTGCGGCAACCGCGGCTGCCTTGACACCGTCGTGGCGGAAAACAGGCTGGTGCAGTTGCTCAGCGTCACACACGGCAATATGACGCTGGACGATCTGGTGTCCTTTGCCAACGAAGGCGACCCCGGTTGCCGTCGCATCATCGCCGACGCGGCCGTGCGTATCGGTCAGGTGGCGGCTGATCTGTGCATCAGCGTGGATCCGGAGGTCATTGTGCTCGGCGGCAAGCTGGCCATGACCGGCGACGTATTCATCCAACCGTTCAATGAAGCGTTGCAGCGCATGCTGTTCCCTGATGCCGTGGCACCCATCGATGTACTCGTGTCATCCCACCCGGACGACAATTGCGCGCTAGGCGGCGCATTATGCGCCATCGAGTTCTCGGTTCGCAATGACGTCAGCCAGTGA
- a CDS encoding ATP-binding cassette domain-containing protein, protein MRNSSTPPLLRLEDICVKFGFVEALKSVNLSIQRQEVIAIVGDNGAGKSTLIKVIAGFLQPGFGHIYLNGEQVTIPSIREADRMGIASVFQGQEFCDNLDVASNLFLGKEINQIGIRDDDSMNSRARSVLKTLSSAIRVGSPIASLSVGQRQTVAIARTLLNDPQLILLDEPTAALSVMQSAEVLAYIKRLRSEGRSVVMVCHDLPDVFAVSDRIVVIRQGHVTGVHRTVETSYEEIIAEIAGVTTEHEYEEIAENPKFDSMVRQRKLIDRTISAAVSHGTGHDSPLD, encoded by the coding sequence ATGAGGAATTCGAGCACACCTCCTCTGCTGCGGCTGGAGGACATCTGTGTGAAGTTCGGCTTCGTCGAGGCGTTGAAATCGGTGAATCTGTCCATCCAGCGCCAGGAGGTCATCGCCATCGTGGGCGATAACGGCGCAGGAAAGTCCACTCTGATCAAGGTCATCGCGGGATTTCTGCAGCCGGGATTCGGCCATATTTATCTCAACGGCGAACAGGTGACCATTCCCTCGATCAGGGAGGCGGACCGCATGGGCATCGCATCGGTGTTCCAGGGGCAGGAGTTCTGCGACAACCTGGACGTGGCCTCGAACCTGTTCCTCGGCAAGGAGATCAATCAGATTGGCATACGCGATGACGATTCGATGAACTCGCGTGCCCGTTCCGTGCTGAAGACCCTGAGCTCGGCGATTCGGGTCGGCTCCCCTATCGCATCCTTATCCGTCGGCCAGCGCCAGACCGTGGCCATAGCGCGCACGCTGCTCAATGACCCGCAGCTTATTCTGCTGGACGAACCGACCGCCGCACTGTCGGTGATGCAGTCGGCGGAAGTGCTCGCATATATCAAGCGACTGCGCTCCGAAGGCCGGTCCGTGGTGATGGTCTGCCACGATCTGCCGGATGTGTTCGCGGTATCCGACCGCATTGTCGTGATACGTCAGGGGCACGTCACCGGCGTGCATCGAACCGTCGAAACGTCCTATGAGGAGATTATCGCCGAAATCGCCGGCGTGACCACCGAACACGAGTATGAGGAAATCGCCGAGAACCCGAAATTCGATTCCATGGTCAGGCAGCGGAAACTCATCGACCGCACTATCAGCGCGGCAGTGAGCCATGGCACCGGCCATGACTCACCATTAGACTAA
- a CDS encoding ROK family glucokinase, whose translation MTTLAIDIGGTKIAAAVCDENDSIIQRWRVPTPMDADAINQHIAEVYREAVAAGHTDIEAIGISAAGNVSADRKTLTFSANIPAWINYDLSEHVGALIDHAVPVVVENDANCAGWGEYVHGAGQGSSNMVALTVGTGLGGAIVINGQLYRGSFGMAAELGHLPMVPDGDHCGCGLRGCAERYTSGTSLENFAKSAVRRRPQDAKRLMELCGGDISKLEGPMVSQAAQEGDVLGLYAFGKIGEWLGRTMAAVSAVLDPDLFVIGGGVVAVGDILLEPARYNYQRFLEGSAYRGHAKIVAATAGQDAGLIGAANLALR comes from the coding sequence ATGACCACGCTCGCCATTGATATCGGAGGAACTAAGATCGCCGCCGCCGTCTGCGATGAAAACGATAGCATCATCCAGCGCTGGCGCGTCCCCACGCCGATGGATGCCGACGCCATCAACCAGCACATCGCCGAGGTGTACCGCGAGGCTGTGGCCGCCGGACACACCGATATCGAGGCCATCGGCATCTCCGCCGCCGGCAACGTGAGCGCCGACCGCAAGACGCTCACCTTCTCCGCCAACATCCCGGCCTGGATCAACTACGACCTGTCCGAGCACGTCGGCGCGCTGATCGACCATGCCGTGCCGGTCGTTGTCGAGAACGACGCCAACTGCGCCGGCTGGGGCGAATACGTGCACGGTGCCGGCCAGGGCAGCTCCAACATGGTCGCCCTGACCGTGGGCACCGGCCTCGGCGGCGCCATCGTGATCAACGGTCAGCTGTACCGCGGCTCCTTCGGCATGGCCGCCGAACTCGGCCACCTGCCGATGGTCCCGGACGGCGACCACTGCGGCTGCGGCCTGCGCGGCTGCGCCGAGCGCTACACCTCGGGCACTTCGCTGGAGAACTTCGCCAAGTCCGCCGTGCGCCGTCGTCCGCAGGATGCCAAGCGTCTCATGGAGCTGTGTGGCGGCGACATCTCCAAGCTGGAAGGCCCGATGGTCTCCCAGGCCGCCCAGGAAGGCGACGTGCTCGGCCTGTACGCATTCGGCAAGATCGGCGAATGGCTTGGCCGCACGATGGCCGCAGTCTCCGCCGTGCTCGATCCGGACCTGTTTGTGATCGGCGGCGGTGTGGTGGCCGTCGGCGACATTCTGCTGGAGCCGGCCCGCTACAACTACCAGCGTTTCCTGGAAGGCAGCGCCTACCGCGGCCATGCCAAGATCGTCGCCGCCACCGCCGGCCAAGACGCCGGCCTCATCGGTGCCGCCAACCTGGCTCTGCGCTGA